The Bremerella cremea sequence GTCGACGTCCCGCTGGAAGAACTGGCCGCGATGCTCGGCGACGAACTTGAGCTCCCCAAAATCGAACCCAAGGGGGACGCCAACATCTCGCAGTTCAAGAATCGGTACGACAGCATCCGTTCAACCGGTCCCGAGTCGCTGCGTCACTTCCGCCGCACCTATGTGAAGGCGCTGCGAAGACAGATTGCTTCCGGCATTTACAACCCGAAAAACCCGGTGATTGTGCCAGTCAGGGAAGATACCCGCTATCGCAGCTGGACCAGCATTCCGCAGCCGGAAGCGAACGCGGCGGTGGTTTATGTGATGGACGTCTCTGGTTCGATGACCGACGACCAGAAAGAGATCGTCCGCACCGAAGCGTTCTGGATCGATACTTGGCTCCGCAGTCAATACAACGGCGTGCAAACACGTTACGTCATTCACGATGCCGGTGCCAAGGAGGTTGACGAGCAAACCTTTTACCACACCCGCGAAAGTGGCGGCACGCGGATCAGTTCCGCTTACAAAGTCGTGCAAGGGATCTTGGAAAAAGAATTCCCGGCGTCGGAATGGAACATCTACTGTTTCCAGTTTTCTGATGGCGACAATTGGGGAGAAGATAACAAAGCGTGTATGCGGGTGCTAGAAAACTCGCTGCTGCCGGTCTGCAACTTGTTTTGTTATGGCCAGGTCGAAAGCCCTTATGGAAGTGGCGAATATATGAAATCGCTTGTCAATCAATTTGGCAAGAACCACGAAACCCTGATCTTGTCCCATATAGAGGACAAAGATGCGATCTACGACTCCATCAAGCTTTTCCTCGGTAAAGGTAAGTGAGGTCCTCAGCAAAAGGTAATTGTTTATGTCGACAGCCGATTTCGATTCCATGGTGCCGCATCGCTACTTGGTTCGCGTAGGGCACAACCAGGTAACCGTCGTCTGCCAAACAGCAGCCGAAGCGATCCAACGTGCCAAGGCGCAACTGCGTCACGACTTTCCTCGTTTGTGGGACGTGATCAGTTCCCTAGCGGAAAGCAAATTCGAGGTTCAGGATCTCGATCAAAAGTCGAGCTAAGCCAGGGAGGAAATCCATGCCCATCACGCATCGAAGTTTCGCGAACTTGCCCGAAGAGCTGGCAGAAGTCCAAATTGAAATAGAGCAGCACGCGCTCGATTACGGCTTGGACTTCTTTCCCACGATCTTCGAACTGGTCAACGTCGACCAACTGAACGCGATTGCCGCGATGGGCGGTTTTCCGACGCGGTATCCTCATTGGCGTTTTGGCATGGAGTACGAACGCCTTTCCAAGGGGTATCACTACGGCCTGCAAAAGATCTACGAACTCGTCATCAACAACGATCCCTGCTACGCGTACCTTTTGTCCAGCAACATGTACGCCGACCACAAGCTTGTCATGGCCCACGTGTACGGGCACTGCGATTTTTTCAAGTGCAATCAATGGTTCAGCAAGACCGATCGCAAGATGATCGATCAGATGGCCAACCACGGCAATCGCATTCGCCGCTATATGAATCGTTTCGGCGTGGAAGAAGTCGAGAACTTCATCGATGCCTGCTTAAGCATTGAAGACCTGATCGATATTCACTCCCCCTTCATTCAGCGTTCCCGCGCGGAAGATCGCTACAAGTTCCACGCGCACACCGACGAAGATTCCCCCCGAGAAGCAGCCCAGAGCTTTCGCTTGCCGGCTAAGGGATACATGGACAACTTCATCAATCCCCGCAAAAAGCCCAGCGACGCCGAGGAGGCCCCCCGCCCTGCACGAGCAATCCCGGTTCCGGAAGAACCGACCAAGGACGTCATGCAGTTTCTGCTAAACTACGCCCCGCTGCGCCCTTGGCAGTTGGATGTCTTGTCGATGATTCGGGACGAAGCGTACTACTTTGCTCCCCAGGGGCAAACCAAGATCATGAACGAAGGGTGGGCCACCTATTGGCATTCCACCATCATGACCCGCCACGGACTCACGGCGGCGGAAGTCATCAACTATGCCGATCACACCTCCGGCACACTCGCCTCGAGCCCTACTCGACTGAATCCGTACAAGTTGGGCTTGGAACTGCTTCGCGATATCGAAGACCGCTGGAACCGAGGCTGTTTCGGTCAAGAGTACGACGATTGCGATGACTTTTACGAGCGACAAAACTGGAATACCGATGTCGGGCGCGGACGCGAGAAAATCTTCGAGGTTCGCCGAATCCATAACGACCTGACCTTCATCGACGAGTTCTTCACGCTCGACTTCTGCCGTCGCTACAAGATGTTTCAGTTTGGCTATAACGAAACGACCGAATACTACGAAATTGAAAGTCGCGAGTTTCCCAAGGTCAAGCAGCAA is a genomic window containing:
- a CDS encoding DUF444 family protein, with protein sequence MGLKIDRDVHRFREIVRGRIRDNLRKYITHGEMIGRKGKDLVSIPVPSMDVPHFKYGKNKGGVGQGDGEPGDPVGKGDDGDGAGQAGNEPGKHILEVDVPLEELAAMLGDELELPKIEPKGDANISQFKNRYDSIRSTGPESLRHFRRTYVKALRRQIASGIYNPKNPVIVPVREDTRYRSWTSIPQPEANAAVVYVMDVSGSMTDDQKEIVRTEAFWIDTWLRSQYNGVQTRYVIHDAGAKEVDEQTFYHTRESGGTRISSAYKVVQGILEKEFPASEWNIYCFQFSDGDNWGEDNKACMRVLENSLLPVCNLFCYGQVESPYGSGEYMKSLVNQFGKNHETLILSHIEDKDAIYDSIKLFLGKGK
- a CDS encoding SpoVR family protein; protein product: MPITHRSFANLPEELAEVQIEIEQHALDYGLDFFPTIFELVNVDQLNAIAAMGGFPTRYPHWRFGMEYERLSKGYHYGLQKIYELVINNDPCYAYLLSSNMYADHKLVMAHVYGHCDFFKCNQWFSKTDRKMIDQMANHGNRIRRYMNRFGVEEVENFIDACLSIEDLIDIHSPFIQRSRAEDRYKFHAHTDEDSPREAAQSFRLPAKGYMDNFINPRKKPSDAEEAPRPARAIPVPEEPTKDVMQFLLNYAPLRPWQLDVLSMIRDEAYYFAPQGQTKIMNEGWATYWHSTIMTRHGLTAAEVINYADHTSGTLASSPTRLNPYKLGLELLRDIEDRWNRGCFGQEYDDCDDFYERQNWNTDVGRGREKIFEVRRIHNDLTFIDEFFTLDFCRRYKMFQFGYNETTEYYEIESREFPKVKQQLLSSLTNMGRPEIFVTDGNYKNRGELLLTHRHQGIELKMDYARDTLTNLFTLWKRPVHVQTILDDQEVMLSWNGTHHECVKLEIN